Genomic segment of Mastomys coucha isolate ucsf_1 unplaced genomic scaffold, UCSF_Mcou_1 pScaffold23, whole genome shotgun sequence:
TGTTTGGGGAATGGGTGGGGACAGCAGTCTCTTTTGGTGCCCAAGCGTGTGTGCAACTTCCTGCCACCGAGGGAACAGTACAAACCAACACTcgcttctcctttctcctctgtggTCTCGGGCTGGCAGGGAGCCCCAGATCCCCGTGGCCTCAGCCAGCTTTCCCAGCCCTACATGGGAGGAGAGATGCCCTGGACCATTCTGCTGTTTGCATCTGGTGAGTCTGAAACTTGGCTTTGGGGGAAGGACCCAGCTGCCCTGTGGGGCAGAAAGCACAGTGGGAATGCCCTTTCCAGTGGGTGGATGACACTGATCCCCTGGCCTCCCAGATCCAACCTAGAGCCTGGGAAACTGCCTGACTACAGCCTTCTCATCTGAGCTTTCTTGTGCCCTGTGGAGACAAGTTCTGTAAAAGCACCTTCCCACCAGCAGTGCCACCACCCCCTTGGCCTCGAGGCCTGAGGCACTCAGAGTCCAGGACTTGGGGAGTTGTGGTATCAGAAGAGGTTAGCTCATAATCTCTGTGGAGTGTCATCTGCAGGCCCCCTGCTCAGGGGCTGGGACAAAACATAAgggtagagtgcctgcctgggATGGATATGGCTGTGTTTTttcacatggtgggaggagagaaccaactcttgtaagttgtcctctgatttacacacacatatcttggCACAAATATCCATACACCTACAcaacataaattaatttaataaatttaataataataataataaaaagacaaagcagGGGCCTGGAGAGCTgcctcagccattaagagcactgactgcttttccaaaaacctgggttcaattcccagccacccaCATAGCAgatcacaactttctgtaactggGGTCCAAAGGAATTTAACACCTTTTTTTGGCCTCCACGGGGACCTCATAGTACctagacattcatgcaggcaagtcagtcactcatacatataaaatatatttttaaaaagacaaaatggcTTGCCTCTGACTTTCTGGTCAGGAAATTGTGACAGCTAGGCAATGGACTCACCAGAGGCTGCTTCCTACAAGAAGAACCACTCCACCCTAACCCTTAGCCTCCAGACAACACCAAGGAGTAAGACAAATCCCTCTGCCCTCCTGACTCACTCTCCTTTACTCACCTCTCACTAAACAACATGGTCTCAcctcctgggttttctttttcttctctggtcttGTGGATGAATGTGGGGTTTCACACATGCttggcaggggctctaccactgagcaacactcccagcctctcactgggtgatcctaggcaggggctctgctGCTGAGCCAGGCCCCCAGGTCATCTGTGTGCTCTGTCCACCTCCTGGGCTTCTTCACACAGCATTTCCTCAGGCTGGAAGATTCTTCCTCAATCTTCATACAGTCCTACACTAGCAGGGGATCAGCTCATATGTCACTTCTTCTGGGAAGTTCTATGAGGTCACCTCAGTTCACAAGTAGCCTTCTCCATTACCCCGTTTCCTGAGACCAGCACTtcccctcattttctttcctgtgtatgggtcatttgcctgcatgtgtgtttgggcaCTGTGTGCATGACTGGTatctttggaggccagaaaaagggcatcaaatctcttTGGACCCAAGTTGTACAGTGAGGAAGAGGCCTCCTGGATctagttgtaaactgccatgtgggtgctgggaatcacatccaggttctctggaagagcagcccatgctcctaaccactgcaccatctctccagccccagctttctATAGAAAATAATATTGCCTTGTTCCTGGTACCACAGCAGAATCTGATGACTGAGCATCACTGTGTTACTGTATAGTAATTACTGCCACTGTCAATGAGGTCACTTGAACACTGACACACGTGGTGAGTGGTCAGGGTCACCAGTGTCCTGATACAAGCACTAAGGATCAGTGCCTGGAGGTGTAGCTCCTCAGACATCAGCATACACATGTGctcatgcaggtacacacatgtaggcacacaGACACTCTGGTCCGGAAAACACACAGCCATCTCAACTTGTCATTCTTTATTACAGGCTCCTTGGCCATCCCTGCACCGTCCATCTTCCTGGTGCCCCCCTACCCAAGCAGCCACGAGGATCCCATCTACATCTCATGCACAGCCCCAGAGGACATCCTAGGGGCCAATTTCACCCTGTTCCGAGGGAGAGAGGTGGTCCAGCACCTACAGGCCCCCTCAGATCGGCCTGGTGTAACATTCAATGTGACTGGTGGTGGCAGCGAGGCTGCTGGGGGGAACTTCTGCTGTCGGTATGGTGTGATGGGTGAGCACAGTCAGCCCCAGCTGTCAGACTTCAGCCAGGAGGTGCAGGTCTCCTTCCCAGGTAAGACTCTGTAGAATCCTGGTCATGCTGCCCTGGACCTCCCTGGGACAGTCTGTAGCAAGTTCAAGTCTACAGATAAGTAGATTGATCTGAGGATGAGAAGTAGCCACCTGATAGACACCTAAGACTTATAGCAGGAAAACAGGTATGCAAAGGCCCTGGAGCTGAACTtgcctttgtgtgtttgtgggtgatCCCAGGAGGGCAGAAGTTCAGTGATCAAGGAAGAGCCATGAGTGTTATAGGGAGGTGATGCAGGGACTAGTAGGCCACAGCAGACATCAGCTCTTCATCTGACCAAGCAGAGGCCCTGGGAGGCCTCTTACCTATATCCTTTCCTGGATAAAGGGATGGGCTTGCCTTGTAAGTCTGGAGCCCCAGGGATGCGCCTAGGGTGAGCAGAGTGGAAAGTCGGCTTAGTATTTGTGTAGTAAATGAAAGGCATCCAAGCCCCTCAAACAGGCAAAACTAGAGGGTGCGGTGCATGTGCTGGAGGCagcttgccaccatgcctgctggctTGGCTTGATTCTGtaaggaaagaatcaactcccaaaagttgtcctctgacctccgctgTGCCACATATACATTGCCTCCCCATGCCCAACATAAAGAAATATGTaattccaaaattattttaaggagCAAGGTCAAGCATGTGGCAAAAACATGTATCCCAGcagtctggaggctgaggcagaagatctGCCGTGAGTTGGAGGCCTGTTTGGTCTACGCAGAAGACTCAATAAACAAACAGAGGATCCAGGTGTTGTTGTGGGCCTCTGTAATCCCCgctggtggaggcagaaggatcagaaatccaaggtCGTGCTTGAGAGTGAGGAAGAGGCCTCCCTGATCGAGTCAAAgctcctccccctccaccccgCAAAAGGACCCTGCTGCCCAGGCATGTTGGGAAGACACAGCGGCCTTTCCTGCCTGAGCTccccccaactttttttttttttttaaatcagggccTTGTGGTCTTGCAGCCAAAAGAAGAGTGTGACCCTCCCATCACAGAGGGTGCATGACAAGACCGGATCCCCAGATGGGGGCATCCTGCCCACCAGATCCCCAGATCCCTCACCCCACCACCTCAGTCGTGGGAAAGGACTCTAAGTCCTTTGCGGACAACAGCTTGTGAAATgcccattctttcctttttaaaaaaacaattttaagacaGACTCATGTGGCCTGGGCTGGCCTGCAACTCCCCATGCAGCTgcagatgaccttgagctcctgatctcCCAGTTTTACCTCTCCTAATGCTGGGATGTCACATGTGTCCCAATGCCCCATGGAACTCCCATCCTGAGGGATGAGTTCTTGGTGGTCTTCAGAGCCCACTGTATGGCCAGGGCAAATGTCACTGACTGTTATTTTCCCCCAGGaaagtttttctctgtgtagccctggctgtcctggaactcactctgtagacaggctggctttaaactcagaaatctgcctgcctctgcctcccaagtgctgggattaaaggcgtgcgccaccactgcctggctgtcatTGACTCTTTAGTACCCAGATTGGAGCTGCAAGATAACTACTGGTGTGATACAAACTAAATAAGTAAtcaatttattaaaaaacaaaacaaaacaaaacatggaaagCCAGGTGGTAAcagcctttaagcccagcacccAGGAGTCAGAGACatgtaggtctctgtgagttaagatgccaacctagtctacagagcaagctccaggacagccagggctggcacacagagaaactttgtctctaataagcaaaaaccaaaaccaaaagcaaaagcaaaaaaccaaaaaaccaaccaaccaaacaaacaaacaaaaaaaacgagCAAGTGAGCTAGGCTTAGTGGTGaacacctttatttatttatttatttatttatttatttatttatttggttttggttttggtttttcgagacagggtttctctgtgtagccctggctgtcctggatctcactttgtagaccaggctggcctacgaactcagaaatctacctgcctctgcctcccaagtgctgggattaaaggcgtgcaccaccactgtccagcttagTGGTGagcacctttaaccccagtgctcagaaggcagaagtaagCTCAgttagccttgtctacatagagagttccaggcaagtcagagctacatagtaaggccttgtctcaaaaacagaacagCCTTGGCAGGGAAGGGTTGCAGCTCCATTCCTAGAGCACTTGCCAGAGCAAGGCCTGGGGTTCGTCCCCAGCCAGGGGCACATGTTATCATCCTATAGAAGCAGGGCAGCACGAGTTCAAGGTTCATGGCAAGTTTGAGGGCTACCTGGGGTACACCAGTCCCTattggaagggggagggggcaaagaaatgaaaaagaaactggcTTCCCTCACAAAAGGCTTTGATGGTTCGCTGAAGGCAGTTCACTGTGGATTCAGACATGGGTagaattaaatctttttttttttttttttttccaagacaaggtttctctgtgtagccctggctgtcctggaactcactctgtagaccaggctagccttgaactcagaaatcctcctgcctctgcctcccaagggattaaagatgtgagccaccactgtccggctaaagctttttttgtaaagttttcttttttaaagatttatttgagtacacagttgctgtcttcagacacactagaagagggcatcagataccattattacagatggttgtgagccaccatgtggttgctgggaactgaactcaggacctctggaagagcagttagtgctcttaaccactaagccatctctccagcccctcttattttgtttttagagacaagaactc
This window contains:
- the CUNH19orf38 gene encoding protein HIDE1, translating into MGGEMPWTILLFASGSLAIPAPSIFLVPPYPSSHEDPIYISCTAPEDILGANFTLFRGREVVQHLQAPSDRPGVTFNVTGGGSEAAGGNFCCRYGVMGEHSQPQLSDFSQEVQVSFPVPTWILALSLSLAGAILLSGLVAITVLVKKAKAKTLQKQRERESCWAQINFTNTDMSFDNSLFAISSKMTQEDSVATLDSRPRRRPTSASSSPEPPEFSTFRACQ